Part of the Lucilia cuprina isolate Lc7/37 chromosome 5, ASM2204524v1, whole genome shotgun sequence genome is shown below.
tACCTCaagaattttctttacaaaatgtaTCGTTATCtcagaatttcttaaaaaaagtaatcaaCTTAAAGTTAGGCTTTACAacattctttaaaaagtttatcgataactatattaatttttaaatataaatgtttttaacttCTCTAGTAATATATTATCACTATAACTTAAAATCTACGTCATTATCAAACTATTTTTACATACACTAAATAACACACTTTTTACCATTcccttttttaaacaaattatatacgcTTGATCTTTATATAGATCAAACCGATTATATTTCCGTCGATTATTGTGCTAATTTTATATAGcctcttaaatatttatattatagttttcttttgtctgtttttttgtttcttaatattttaagacgtgctaataaaaataataaatgtgtgGAGCAGAGTtagctatttttaaaattattagttaATCTTTTTccagtatttcttttttttcttattttggacTTAGCTACaatttgtttcatttgtttgcaatttagttttgaaaggaaaatatttaaattttttcgctTCGCAAATCGTTTGTCATTTTTTTagcataatttttcaaataactaCCAGTTTTTAAGGCAATAAATTCTTAAGctgttttttggtattttaaaagttttttttcttgtttctaatttagtttaatttttctaaaatatatgaGAATTTTAATTAGGGAAtttggaaatataaaaaattaaaatactttcaagttttttttaaaaattagtcatATACAAAGTTTATTTATGCTTAGCTATGTTATGAGATCAAAAGTAATCGATAACttccattttcttaaaaaacggTCAAGACTTTtcagaaaattatctttaactGAAACTAAATTTTCCAAAAGAAGAGTGAActatgaactgaactagaactaaactagaactgaactagaactgaactagaactgaactagaactgaactagaactgaactagaactgaactagaactgaactagaactgaactagaactgaactaaaactgaactaaaactgaattagaactgaactagaactgaactgaactagaactgaactagaactgatctagaactgaactagaactgaactagaactgaactgaactagaactgaactagaactagaacttaactagaactgaactagaactgaactagaactgaactagaactgaactagaactgaactagaactgaactagaactgaactagaactgaactagaaatgaactagaactgaactagaactgaactagaactgaactagaactcgactagaactgaactagaactgaactagaactagaattgaacaagaactgcaATGAACTAATTCTGAAGTAGAATTTAAATTGGAGACAacttttctaacaaatttttcttCTGATAGAAACCttacttaatttctttaaattttctatataaaaataatctataatttAAAACGATTGCATTTATTAAAAGGCCTCGATTGCTGcttctattttatttcattttaaattgtatttttcttcTCGTAATTGGCATCACTTTTTCAATGTCAATGCAATTTTCTCACTGCAAGAAAACACAGATGACAatgaaaagcaacaaaaacaataaaaaaactcgATAATGAGAAAAGGAAAATGCAGGTCAAGGTTGATAAATCTTTACAAGAACAATATCAATTGCCTTgccttattgttgttgtaaggAAAGTGAAAAGGAAAATCTGAATCactaaagtaaataatttgtaaaagcaTTATGtctaatgttattaaaaaaaattttaaatcgaaCATTAtcaaaaattgtgttaatttttaaaaactttaacttcttatataaaacttttttttgttttttcttaatgtccaaaatatataaaacggcaaaataaatataaaaaaattttaacactcaCCATGATGATCAGatgaaatttattagttttcttttgtattatagaaaaataaattaagagaAACTACACACTGGGCTGTAGTTTATAAGaagaataaaatcttaaaatttattaccgCACTCGTAACACAAACACACTCTCAACACGTTCAACTTCTCTATAGAATTAAGCGAACGCGGAAAATTCCTTGTAAGTTTACcgttagaattttgttttatcaAACGATGATTTTCAATTGAGTTGCTAATAGCGACTGAATATCTACAAATCTTTAGATTTTTCACATACCTTTAATTTTGAGTGATTTTCTTTGCTCGAActcattttcctttttttgttgcgggcaaattaatataaaagacttttcttttaatattttcctcttttttttgttgttgcttatatgggaaaattgaaaattggctgttaattttgttgtttttgttttgcgcaattgtttatgtttttctttttaaatcacTTTCACTCATTTTTTGACATGTGACTCAATGctcgttttgtttttgtttttttcactcATGTGAAAAAAACGATGTGTGAGAGAATAGATAACAAACGGGATGCCAGATTGTGAGATTTGTATAAGAAAAGGGATTttatcaaattgttttttttttaatttaatataaaataattttaaactaatctaGAGCTGAACTAAATTCCAAACTgggactgaactagaagtgaaatagaactgaactagaattgaacaattgaattgaactagaactatactagaagtaaactagatctgaactagaactgaacaagaactttactagaactgaactagatctgagctagaactgaacatgaacattactaggactgaactagaactgtactgaacttgaactgaactagtactgaactagaactgaactagaactgaactagaactgaactagaactgaactagaactgaactagaactgaactagaactgaactgaactagaactgatctaaaactgaactagatctgaaatagaactaaattaggactaaaaaaattgaactaaaactgaaccagaaatagaactgaagtagaacagaaccagaattaaactagaactgaactagaaaagaacagaactagaactgaattaaaactaaactagtaatgaactagaactgaactagaactgaactagaactgaactagaactgaattagaactgaactagcactgaactagcactgaactagaactgaactagaactgaactagaactgaactagaactgaactagaactgaactagaactgaactagaactgaactagaactgaactagaactgaactagaactgaacttgaactgaattagaactgaagtagaactgaactagaactgaagtagaacagaactagaacgaaggtagaactgaactattactgaactagaactaaactagaactgaactagaactgaactagaactgaactagaactgaactagaactgaactagaactgaactagaactgaactagaactgaactagaactgaactagaactgaactagaactgaactagaactagaactaaactagaactcaactagatctgaactagaactaaactagaactgaacaagatctgaactgaacaagaactgaactagaactgaaatagaactgaactagaactgaactagaactgaactagaactgaactagaactgaactagaactgaactagaactgaactagaactaaactagaactgaactaaaactgaactagaagggaactagaacggaactagaactgaactagaactgaactagaactgaactagaactagaactgaactagaactgaactagaactgaactagaactgaactagaactgaactagaactgaactgaactagaactgaactagaactgaactagaactgaactagaactagaactgaactagaactgaactagaactgaactagaactgaactagaactgaactagaactgaactagaactgaactagaactgaactagaactgaactagaactgaactagaactgaactagaactgaactagaactgaactagaactgaactagaactgaaatagaactgaactagaactgaactagaactgaactagaactgaactagaactgaactagaactgaactagaaacgaactagaactgaactagaattacactagaactgaactagaattgaactagaactgaactagaaccgaactagaactaaactagaactgatctaaaacatacctaaaactatactagaactaaactagaaataatctatgtagaactgaactagaagtgaactaaaactgaaccagaactggactagaactgaactagaattgaactaaaacgaaactagaactgaaatagaactaaactagaactgaactagaactgaactaaaactgaactagaactaaactagaactgaactagaactgaactagaactgaactagaactgaactagaactgaactagaactgaactagaactgaactagaactgaactagaactgaactagaactgaactagaactgaactagaactgaactagaactgaactagaactgaactaaaactgaactagaactaaactagaactgaactagaactgaactagaacaaaactagaactgaactagaactaactggaacagaactgaactggaacagaactgaactagaactgtattacactagaactaagctagaaTTAAACAATCAAttaactaggactgaactagaacagaaatggaactgaactgcaactgaactagaagagaactagaactgaactagaactaaactagaactaaactagaactaaactggaacttaactagaagtgaactaaaactaaaactgaacttagactgaactaaaactaaactaggactgaaataaaactgaactaagaCTGATctaaaactagaaaagaaatatAACTTAACttgaactgacctagaactgatctaaaccAAAActaaacgagaactgaactagaagtaaactaggACTGAACCAACCTGAAACTAACCTAAAACCCAGAACTCACTTctattaaagcaaattttctataaaatgattttctttaaatgaagcaaatttttcttaagaaatttttcttcaattgaaaagaaaattctatatttcattttcaaaaagatGGTagcacatttataaaaaaaagaaaaatgagtAAATGTTTTCACTCTTTTTCTCAGTGGTGAtgagacaaaatttttattttacactcaaatatatgaaattttactacattttcaaaagaactttttaaaaattaataattttaatgtttttgaaaaaaacctttaaatattttgttaattttttgtaaacattctaTGAAGTTTTCCTTaagttatattaaatatatgcacaaaactttttaatttacttgtttaattgagtttattttatttgacttATTGCtaagagtattttttttaaatttttcattaatatacaaaaatattctaaataataaatataaaaattttattaacaaaaaaaatgaaattgttgttttagcatttaaaacaataacaaccagacaattgtttatatttaattttcaattaacaatataaatttatacgtattgaaattatttaaaaaaagaaaactagaagggaaaatgtatctttttttaaatttcaattagtttagaaaaaaagatGTTATAGCCATGATGAGATAGAATTAAAAAGACCCCCCTAGAAATTGGGAAGTGCAAATACTGCTTAAGagaaacaatttgaaataaagTTAAGCGGCCTTTAAATAATCTAATtacttaattgttttataaatacttttaaattgatTTCTAAATACTTtgcaaaacaaagaaatttttataaatttctatattttattccaAGTTCCAAAACCTTTACCTAACACCTAAAAGAGTgagatttttggaaaaaaaaacacaacaaatatatatttctttaaaaaaaataaacacgaaTAAATTGCGTATATACGCACAGCaggttaaaaagaaattttaaataaatttaacaaaattaatgaactaagaaaattattataaaaaagaagtacTATCATGAGCAAAAACTCGCTAATTTTATTGCTTGTATTAAAAGTTTAgacaaaaataaagatattaattacacaataaaatattaaacaacaatGAATGAACATTGAACATcaacaattaaagaaataaattgtattaataaaattaataaatgaagcgttaaaatattagatttaaatgccattctattaaaaaaacaaatgttaatggaatttcttaaagattttataagaaaatcttaactgaaataatataaaaatgccTGCATTTGTTTGGAATCATTAACGGATACGATTAATAAAGGCACTGGATTTAATTGTTGTCGGTGGGtaagaaatatttcattatgTGAGGGAAACTTCTGTTCAGTTTGCAATATAATCACACGAAAATTGGGTAAATGAGGAGAGCTTTTACGAAAACCTTCATTGTGTAAATAAACATCGAAATTGATGGGATATTTTACCCTCAACTCTTCACATTCTAGTTCGGTTGCTGTAACATCTTCATCTTCTTTATCTTCCTCTTCAAATTCCTTTTTCTCACTCATTTTCAAAGGCACCAAATCGAATTTTTCAAAGATTTCCTTAAACTGCTTATACTCATCTTCCTCTTTTAAGAAATCCACCAAACTGCGCTGAAACACTTTAAGTGCATAATTACAATGTCTCTTTGCTGTTAACCATTCGTTTTGACATTCTTCCGCTTGagcttttctttttaaatttggtttcatttttaaaccaaaattcaTATTTGTAGATGTATTTGCTAACTTatcattttcttctttttctaaaaCCTCTTcagtttgatttttaattttattttttactgacTCAAATCTCTGCTTAACTTTGGCATAATATggtgttttctttatataatcTGCTACCGTATCATTCTGCAGTTCTGCCTCTAAAACGGCCCAAACACAATCGGCTTCATTGTTAATTTGTTGCGTTTGAAAGAGTTTGTTTTGATGTTTTACTAAAATGTAACCAATTCTGGTTAGATTAGAATACACTAGATATTCGTGATATTTAGGGGAGTGCTGTTCGCCCATTAGCAGTAAGTAGGCTTGTTCTATGGACATTATTCTAGAGTTGTATTCTAGTTGTAGGCGATTCTAGGAAGAAAGTTAAATGGAAAGTTCTTAATATTAAGCTACATTAGTTCTAGAcagtgttttttaaagaaaattgactttatttgcaaatatatttttttatagttcagttctagttcagttttagttagttctagttcagttctagttagttctagttcagttctagttagttctagttcagttctagttcagttctagtcagttctagttcagtttttgttcagttctagttcaattctagtttagttctagttcagttctatttcagttctagttcagttctagttcagttttagttcagttctagttcagttctagttcagttctagttcagttttagttcagttctagttcagttttagttcagttttagttcagttctagttcagttctagttcagttcttgttcagttctagttcagttctagttcagttctagttcagttctagttcagttctagttctagttcagttcaagttcagttctagttcagttctagttcagttctagttcagttctagttcagttctagttcaattctagttcagttctagttcagttctagttctagttcagttctagttctagttcagttctagttcagctctagttcagttctagttcagttctagttcaattctagttcagttctagttcagttctagttcagttctagttcagttctacttcagttctagttcagttctagttcagttctagttcagttctagttcagttctagttcagttctagttcagttctagttcagttctagttcagttctagttcagttctagttcagttctagttcagttctttctagttcagttctagttcagttctagttctagttcagttctagttctagttctgctctagttcagttctagttcagttctagttcagttctagttcagttctagttcagttctagttcagttctagttcagttctagttcagttctagctcagttctagttcagttctagttcagttctagttcagttctagttcagttctagttcagttctagttcagttctagttcagttctagttcagttctagttcagttctagttcagttctagttcagttctagttcagttctagttcagttctagttcagttctagttcagttctagttcagttctagttcagttcaagttcagttctatttcagttctagttcagttctagttcagttctagttcagttctagttcagttctagttcaattctagttcagttctagttcagttctagttcagttttagttctagtctaTAAATGTATACCTACATAAGTGTCTTTTGTTGTTGGTATGACTCAAGTGAGTCATTCATAAATGAATTTCACAATGATTTCATCAAGTTactaattattttctaaaacttaCTACTTCCAATAAAAACATCGCCTCATAATAATCCAAATACAGCTCACCGTCTATACTAAAACCAAAATTACCAAATTTGCCATCTTTACGTTCAACTCGCACCAACTGTTTTACAGAATCCCAAACACCTACAGCACGGCCGGTCAAACGTTCTATGCGAGGTCTTGATAATTGCATTTGCAAATtatcttaaagaaaatctttaaataattgctataaatacaaaaacacaatcTTTATATTTACCATACAACTTCTCCAATTCATTTTGTTCCTCTTGAGTATTCTCAACTTTCGTTCTTTTTAAACCTGCTGTGCTGGTGGAAATTTCCTGATTTCTTAAAGTTGTTAGCTCAGTTGGActtttgtatatagaaaacattgtgtattaataataatagaTTTAACTGTAATACAAGTTTTaccttaaatatttagtttttggtttaatttttacaatttcttgtgttatttttaaaatttctttagaatccTCTTCCATTTTTGTGcttttgttgtgtttgttttgtttacttttaacaGCTGTTAAAGGTGTTTTTGTTATGTGGTGTGGTGGATTTGTTTAAACAGCTGACAGCTTTTTACAGTGTTGTGTCTTAgattatttataaagaattcggttatttaaagaaaaataatcatttacgatataaatgtttatagttAAACTTACGAATTTCGCATATTTCGTAAGTAAGCAAATTTTACTATATAAATATCCTTACTATTAGTTCTTAGCTCTAACACACTTTGatattagttctagttcagttgtgaTCAGTTTTAATTgcgatctagttcagttctagatcagttctatttcagctatagttcagttctagtttactccTAGTTCTGtactggtttagttctagttcagttttagtttagttctggtttagttctagtttagttttagttcagttctggtttagttcagttttacttcagttctagttctgttctggtttagttctagttcagttctaattcagttataattcagtttagttctagttcagttcaagttcagttctacttaaattctatttcagttttagttatagttcggttcttgtttagttctagttcacttctagtaaAGTCCTAGTTTAATagtagtttaattctagtttagttctagttcagttctacttcagttctttATCAAAaatggttctagttcagttttagtttagttctagttta
Proteins encoded:
- the LOC111686215 gene encoding uncharacterized protein LOC111686215 codes for the protein MEEDSKEILKITQEIVKIKPKTKYLSPTELTTLRNQEISTSTAGLKRTKVENTQEEQNELEKLYDNLQMQLSRPRIERLTGRAVGVWDSVKQLVRVERKDGKFGNFGFSIDGELYLDYYEAMFLLEVNRLQLEYNSRIMSIEQAYLLLMGEQHSPKYHEYLVYSNLTRIGYILVKHQNKLFQTQQINNEADCVWAVLEAELQNDTVADYIKKTPYYAKVKQRFESVKNKIKNQTEEVLEKEENDKLANTSTNMNFGLKMKPNLKRKAQAEECQNEWLTAKRHCNYALKVFQRSLVDFLKEEDEYKQFKEIFEKFDLVPLKMSEKKEFEEEDKEDEDVTATELECEELRVKYPINFDVYLHNEGFRKSSPHLPNFRVIILQTEQKFPSHNEIFLTHRQQLNPVPLLIVSVNDSKQMQAFLYYFS